CTTGTTCTAAGTCTAACCATCACTTATCCGTGGGTAGTACCATCACGGGAGAAGAGTTCTTCCTCAAATCGATTCTGCAGGGACATTTGTGTCTTTCGGGAGGTGTTACTTCTTCTTACATTGGTTAGGATGGCGGTCCTCTTTCCTAGTTCGCGCATGCtgttgatgctgctgcttAGTTGGCCGAGGAGTGCGACTAGGTGAACATCGTTGCTCTGAGCTAGGACCTCAGCTGAGAATGCACTCTGTTCTTGCGGAGAGAGGAGGGATAGGTGTGAGAGTAGGGAGTTTATGTTTCGGAGGATCGGGTGAGATAGAGTTGCCGTTGAGGGTGTTGTGTTTTTTTGGTTACCACCTTCAGATTCTGGAGATATACTAGCGACGTATGATTTTATCAACGAGATTCGGGACTCTAGTGTGCGGATTGCATTTAGTCGGGTGTTGAGACTCGCGATCACTGCGAGGGTTTACCATATTAGTGATTAGAAGTGGGCTCTGTGCACTGGATCAACTCACGTTCTTCGTCCTCCGGAGAGAGCACCGCGGTATCTGCCGACTGTTCCTTGTTGTcggttttcttcttcagcactTCCTTGGCTGAGGAGAGTGCGCTCGGGCCTTCAACGGCTGCATTTCTCGCAGTTCTAGCGACAGTATCGATGCCTATCATTTCGGCCTCCCCGGTTTCGACGAAATATGGCAGTTCCCGGAACCGTATACTCAGCGACTGTTCTTCGCCGTCGACTTGCATCGTCTTCTCGCTTTCTGCCGCATTTTCGCCCTCGTATACACTCTCGTAGACTGTTAATGGTAATTTACCGCCGTTTGCTGATGCGCCCTTCACTTGAGAAGGGTGGAATGCGAGGAACACCGCGGATTCGTTATAGTCTTGGAGGATTTGGCGATGAATCGGGAGATGGGTTACGTCTGGAccagatggaggagctgtTGACCACCATCCTACAATATCGAGGGCAGGGACTTTGTGTACATCCTTGACTGTGACACCTGTTGTCAGCGGGTGGAGTAGGTAAGATGGGCCTGTGACGTATGTTGGACTTACATTGTTTGACCCGTTCATTAAACCATTCATTTGGTAGTTGGGGCTCGCCGTTCGGACCTTCTTTCACGATACATTCGAAAGCGTGCTCTAGTGTTATCTCGCGCCCGTTTTGTTGCCCGAGCAGAGCTCCGAGAATTGGGCCTTGCTGCGACCTTGCGGCATGTCTGGTAATATGGTCCGAGATCGTGAGGAGGATCAAAGGGTGAAGTTGGATATGGAGGCCGGAGTCGGACGACTTTTGAGATACTAGTGAGCTTAACCTTTCTGTCATGATGGAAGTCGGCAAGAAAAAACCGAGGGGGCTACAAATGGCTGTTCCTAGAACTGCGTTTGGAGGTTGACTTGTAGAGGAACTAAACCATGGAGAGTGCGGAGCTATCGTTGCTGTTTGTCGTGTTTGCATTGAGCTTCCCCACCATCACAAAGGATAGATGCGGCGTTCCTGAGCAACCATCTTCTATCTATCCATCAGCTGTGGGAGAGGGTCGCTTGTGAATGAAATATTTCAGACAAAATGGCAATACCATCAACGTATAACGAGGTGAAACTTCACCTGCAACAAGTCCAACGCGACCCCTCCGTTCGCTTAGACATTCCCATCATTGACAAACTGAAGCTGCAGCTTACAGAGAGCACGGATAGCAGTGTTCCTGCAACTCTCTTGCCGCTGGTCTCACAGCTGCTTCCTGTACTCCAAGAGGACCCCACTCCTATCACTACTCTTGCTATCAAGGCTACAGCATATACCAGCTTCGCTGATCTCCGTTCGGTCGATCCCCCGATCGATTTCATTGCGGGCTTCAAGGCACCATCGCCACCCATTAATTCGCTAGCTTTAGCTTTACTGAGC
This DNA window, taken from Aspergillus flavus chromosome 5, complete sequence, encodes the following:
- a CDS encoding putative COP9 signalosome subunit 6; translated protein: MTERLSSLVSQKSSDSGLHIQLHPLILLTISDHITRHAARSQQGPILGALLGQQNGREITLEHAFECIVKEGPNGEPQLPNEWFNERVKQCPSYLLHPLTTGVTVKDVHKVPALDIVGWWSTAPPSGPDVTHLPIHRQILQDYNESAVFLAFHPSQVKGASANGGKLPLTVYESVYEGENAAESEKTMQVDGEEQSLSIRFRELPYFVETGEAEMIGIDTVARTARNAAVEGPSALSSAKEVLKKKTDNKEQSADTAVLSPEDEEQSEGGNQKNTTPSTATLSHPILRNINSLLSHLSLLSPQEQSAFSAEVLAQSNDVHLVALLGQLSSSINSMRELGKRTAILTNVRRSNTSRKTQMSLQNRFEEELFSRDGTTHG